One region of Ictalurus punctatus breed USDA103 chromosome 6, Coco_2.0, whole genome shotgun sequence genomic DNA includes:
- the LOC108266633 gene encoding secretin receptor isoform X2, whose protein sequence is MKRSEFHKAAVAALLTFCTHVKSIPLECDPEYLWFQEEMNCNNIIHQDNFTHTNSTGTVRRNCTENGWSDPVPPYMLACGSMNGIVHPPSDMMVASHEYFMWVKIMYTVGYSISVISLTIAFMLLCVFRKLHCTRNFIHMQLFLSFILRAVFIFIRDAALHNSQDYYHCESHPLGCKVALIFSNYGILANYSWLLVEGHYLHSLIHLCLHSPRKRLHWYISFGWGTPMLIIIVWSVAKYLQEDEGCWETRSRGWIWWILRVPVILFITVNLLFFLRIIQTIISKMRAPDMIGNEFKQHKKLAKSTLLLVSLFGVQYALFTFFPDGINILTFQIWNTIELALASTQGFVVALLYCFLNGEVQHEITRRWRRWRLKQRVHGDARLHHGSLSQSGIPLTQISLLARVNNIS, encoded by the exons ATGAAGCGCTCGGAGTTCCACAAAGCTGCAGTTGCGGCTCTCCTCACTTTCTGTACACAC GTAAAATCCATCCCTTTAGAGTGTGATCCAGAGTACCTGTGGTTTCAGGAGGAGATGAATTGCAACAACATCATCCACCAAGACAATtttacacacactaactctaCAG GAACTGTAAGGAGAAATTGTACAGAGAATGGGTGGTCTGATCCAGTCCCACCATACATGCTGGCCTGCGGATCCATGAATGGCATAGTGCACCCTCCCTCAGACATG aTGGTGGCATCACATGAGTACTTCATGTGGGTAAAGATCATGTACACAGTGGGGTACAGCATCTCAGTGATCTCCCTCACCATTGCTTTcatgctgctgtgtgtgttcag AAAGCTCCACTGCACTCGGAATTTCATCCACATGCAGCTCTTTCTGTCCTTCATTTTGCGGgctgttttcattttcatcagaGATGCAGCGTTACACAACTCACAGGATTATTACCACTGTGAATCCCACccg CTTGGCTGTAAGGTCGCACTGATTTTCTCTAACTATGGCATACTGGCTAATTATAGCTGGCTGCTGGTGGAGGGTCATTACTTGCACAGCCTCATCCACCTGTGCCTACATTCACCAAGAAAACGCCTGCACTGGTACATCAGCTTTGGATGGG GCACTCCTATGCTCATCATCATCGTGTGGAGTGTCGCCAAATATCTGCAGGAGGACGAGGG GTGTTGGGAGACAAGAAGCAGAGGCTGGATCTGGTGGATTCTGAGAGTTCCTGTGATCCTGTTCATTACA GTGAACCTCCTGTTTTTCCTGAGAATCATACAAACAATAATAAGCAAGATGAGAGCTCCTGACATGATTGGAAATGAGTTTAAACAGCACAA GAAGCTGGCCAAGTCCACACTGCTGCTAGTGTCACTGTTTGGTGTGCAGTATGCCCTCTTCACATTTTTCCCTGATGGAATCAACATCCTCACCTTCCAGATTTGGAACACCATCGAGCTCGCCCTGGCCTCCACACAG GGCTTCGTAGTAGCACTTCTATACTGCTTCCTGAATGGAGAG GTTCAGCATGAGATTACGCGGCGCTGGCGACGGTGGCGTCTAAAGCAGCGTGTCCATGGCGACGCCAGATTGCACCATGGTTCCCTTAGCCAAAGTGGCATACCACTCACACAGATCTCTCTCTTAGCCAGAGTTAATAACATATCCTAA
- the LOC108266633 gene encoding secretin receptor isoform X1 produces the protein MKRSEFHKAAVAALLTFCTHVKSIPLECDPEYLWFQEEMNCNNIIHQDNFTHTNSTGCSGLWDDVNCWPHAEVGDVISKQCPMFLRVKGTVRRNCTENGWSDPVPPYMLACGSMNGIVHPPSDMMVASHEYFMWVKIMYTVGYSISVISLTIAFMLLCVFRKLHCTRNFIHMQLFLSFILRAVFIFIRDAALHNSQDYYHCESHPLGCKVALIFSNYGILANYSWLLVEGHYLHSLIHLCLHSPRKRLHWYISFGWGTPMLIIIVWSVAKYLQEDEGCWETRSRGWIWWILRVPVILFITVNLLFFLRIIQTIISKMRAPDMIGNEFKQHKKLAKSTLLLVSLFGVQYALFTFFPDGINILTFQIWNTIELALASTQGFVVALLYCFLNGEVQHEITRRWRRWRLKQRVHGDARLHHGSLSQSGIPLTQISLLARVNNIS, from the exons ATGAAGCGCTCGGAGTTCCACAAAGCTGCAGTTGCGGCTCTCCTCACTTTCTGTACACAC GTAAAATCCATCCCTTTAGAGTGTGATCCAGAGTACCTGTGGTTTCAGGAGGAGATGAATTGCAACAACATCATCCACCAAGACAATtttacacacactaactctaCAG GCTGCAGTGGATTATGGGATGATGTGAACTGTTGGCCTCATGCAGAGGTTGGAGATGTGATCTCTAAACAGTGCCCCATGTTCCTCAGGGTCAAAG GAACTGTAAGGAGAAATTGTACAGAGAATGGGTGGTCTGATCCAGTCCCACCATACATGCTGGCCTGCGGATCCATGAATGGCATAGTGCACCCTCCCTCAGACATG aTGGTGGCATCACATGAGTACTTCATGTGGGTAAAGATCATGTACACAGTGGGGTACAGCATCTCAGTGATCTCCCTCACCATTGCTTTcatgctgctgtgtgtgttcag AAAGCTCCACTGCACTCGGAATTTCATCCACATGCAGCTCTTTCTGTCCTTCATTTTGCGGgctgttttcattttcatcagaGATGCAGCGTTACACAACTCACAGGATTATTACCACTGTGAATCCCACccg CTTGGCTGTAAGGTCGCACTGATTTTCTCTAACTATGGCATACTGGCTAATTATAGCTGGCTGCTGGTGGAGGGTCATTACTTGCACAGCCTCATCCACCTGTGCCTACATTCACCAAGAAAACGCCTGCACTGGTACATCAGCTTTGGATGGG GCACTCCTATGCTCATCATCATCGTGTGGAGTGTCGCCAAATATCTGCAGGAGGACGAGGG GTGTTGGGAGACAAGAAGCAGAGGCTGGATCTGGTGGATTCTGAGAGTTCCTGTGATCCTGTTCATTACA GTGAACCTCCTGTTTTTCCTGAGAATCATACAAACAATAATAAGCAAGATGAGAGCTCCTGACATGATTGGAAATGAGTTTAAACAGCACAA GAAGCTGGCCAAGTCCACACTGCTGCTAGTGTCACTGTTTGGTGTGCAGTATGCCCTCTTCACATTTTTCCCTGATGGAATCAACATCCTCACCTTCCAGATTTGGAACACCATCGAGCTCGCCCTGGCCTCCACACAG GGCTTCGTAGTAGCACTTCTATACTGCTTCCTGAATGGAGAG GTTCAGCATGAGATTACGCGGCGCTGGCGACGGTGGCGTCTAAAGCAGCGTGTCCATGGCGACGCCAGATTGCACCATGGTTCCCTTAGCCAAAGTGGCATACCACTCACACAGATCTCTCTCTTAGCCAGAGTTAATAACATATCCTAA
- the tmem37 gene encoding voltage-dependent calcium channel gamma-like subunit (The RefSeq protein has 1 substitution compared to this genomic sequence), giving the protein MTPIRFMALAPAAQEKSHPFFLEVLCRTLIILCMALSIVLSSMAVCDGYWLLTEQCMFGLWFFCEVDTENSGAPPNCSRHIGEEIGQLLEHGLWLCRCVASVAVVSAIFGLELLVLSQVTEGQASRQRWHLGAWLVLLAAVLAAAGVMMFVFLLWDYATPLGFTLTFWCQFNATFLFFLNGMAAWHIPNMAYFLPSSGDVGKP; this is encoded by the exons ATGACGCCAATAAGATTTATG GCCTTGGCTCCTGCTGCCCAGGAGAAGTCTCATCCTTTTTTCCTGGAAGTGTTGTGTCGCACTCTTATCATCCTGTGTATGGCTCTCTCCATCGTCCTTTCCTCCATGGCAGTGTGTGATGGATACTGGCTGCTGACCGAACAGCGCATGTTTGGCCTCTGGTTCTTCTGTGAGGTGGACACAGAGAACTCTGGTGCACCCCCTAACTGCAGCAGGCATATTGGAGAGGAAATAGGCCAGCTCCTGGAGCATGGACTTTGGTTGTGTCGCTGTGTTGCCTCTGTGGCTGTGGTGAGTGCCATCTTTGGCCTGGAGCTGCTGGTATTATCACAGGTCACCGAGGGACAGGCATCTAGGCAGCGGTGGCATCTAGGGGCATGGCTTGTCCTACTGGCTGCAGTATTGGCTGCTGCAGGGGTCATGATGTTTGTGTTCCTATTATGGGATTATGCTACACCTCTGGGGTTCACACTCACCTTCTGGTGCCAGTTCAATGCaaccttcctcttcttcctcaatGGCATGGCAGCATGGCATATTCCGAATATGGCATATTTTCTGCCCTCCAGTGGTGATGTGGGGAAACCGTAG
- the tmem37 gene encoding voltage-dependent calcium channel gamma-like subunit isoform X1, translating to MSLDWGRKRREHADSMHTRRRPKLHLDFRPVPQVLFDTFKAVQSLELIRMTPIRFMALAPAAQEKSHPFFLEVLCRTLIILCMALSIVLSSMAVCDGYWLLTEQRMFGLWFFCEVDTENSGAPPNCSRHIGEEIGQLLEHGLWLCRCVASVAVVSAIFGLELLVLSQVTEGQASRQRWHLGAWLVLLAAVLAAAGVMMFVFLLWDYATPLGFTLTFWCQFNATFLFFLNGMAAWHIPNMAYFLPSSGDVGKP from the exons atgtctttggattgggggaggaaacgaagagaacatgcagactccatgcacacaaggcggag ACCGAAGTTACACTTAGACTTTCGACCGGTACCACAGGTGTTGTTTGACACCTTCAAGGCTGTTCAAAGTTTGGAGTTGATCAGAATGACGCCAATAAGATTTATG GCCTTGGCTCCTGCTGCCCAGGAGAAGTCTCATCCTTTTTTCCTGGAAGTGTTGTGTCGCACTCTTATCATCCTGTGTATGGCTCTCTCCATCGTCCTTTCCTCCATGGCAGTGTGTGATGGATACTGGCTGCTGACCGAACAGCGCATGTTTGGCCTCTGGTTCTTCTGTGAGGTGGACACAGAGAACTCTGGTGCACCCCCTAACTGCAGCAGGCATATTGGAGAGGAAATAGGCCAGCTCCTGGAGCATGGACTTTGGTTGTGTCGCTGTGTTGCCTCTGTGGCTGTGGTGAGTGCCATCTTTGGCCTGGAGCTGCTGGTATTATCACAGGTCACCGAGGGACAGGCATCTAGGCAGCGGTGGCATCTAGGGGCATGGCTTGTCCTACTGGCTGCAGTATTGGCTGCTGCAGGGGTCATGATGTTTGTGTTCCTATTATGGGATTATGCTACACCTCTGGGGTTCACACTCACCTTCTGGTGCCAGTTCAATGCaaccttcctcttcttcctcaatGGCATGGCAGCATGGCATATTCCGAATATGGCATATTTTCTGCCCTCCAGTGGTGATGTGGGGAAACCGTAG